Within Vicia villosa cultivar HV-30 ecotype Madison, WI linkage group LG1, Vvil1.0, whole genome shotgun sequence, the genomic segment AAAAATCTATTCTAGAACAACAACTTTTCTTATTATAGATTGACACTCTTTAAATTGTTGCTTTTTTGAAAGTTTGTGAGCTGCTACATTAAAAAATTCCACATTTAAAAATCGAGGTTAAAGATAGTTTATAAATAATATTCACACTACTTTAAATTGTTgcttttgttattgttgtttttgtgaTAGTTAATACGCCTTAAGGTCAAATGTTAGTTTTGTGAAATTATGTGAGTTAATACGTGTTAACGTGGTGTCGTTAGTTGTCTGATCTTATgcattaaaataacaaaaatgataGGTTTACACAATAAATGACACTTACACCGTATTTCTATacggttttgttttttaaaatgttaaataattatttttactttttatgacACACATTAAGTCATGCACATGTTATATActatacggtgtaggtgtaatttatttgatttttagtgtACAAATAGCAAACCTCTTAAAATAAACCttaattcttttatatttttaaaacctCTTACTCTTCCTCCTCCACCTCAATCACACTTTCCTTGTCTTTCACACTAattttatttatgaaataaaaatatataactttGAAGTTTAAATAACTAAACAATTTGAACACAATATTTATTGGGTTTAATCTAGTCTTATACACATATAGAATAACACAAGagtaaagaaaatatataatacaAAAACTTTGTACACTCAAGAAAACTATATATTTTGTTCACATCAAAACTATATTTTGTGCTTGCATCATCTACAAATTCTTGATAACATCTCTCATTGTAGGTCTCTTCCGTGGATCACTCTCTGTACATCTCAAAGCCACCATAAGCACTTTGGTTACTTCCTTCATCACTTTATTAGAATTTGAAATTTCATTGGCAAGTTCTAAATCAACAATCTCATCAACAACTCCTGCTTCTTCCCACAAAGATCTCACCCATGTAACTATATCCATTCCTTCCATAAATGATGGGTCTATCGCCTTTTTTCTTGATATCAACTCAAGCAAAACCACACCATAACTGTATACATCAGATTCCTTACCCTTTGCTCTTGTATAAGCATTCTCTGCACATACCAATATTTAACCAAGTTAGTCCACATAATAACTATATATAAACATAACAAAAATGCAAATAAAAAGGTTCAGTTATCTTATTGATACTGCTGTAGAAGAGTTATTACCTGGTGCAATATAACCAAGTGTACCAGAAACATTTATTGACTGTGCCGAGGTAGAACTAGAAGATCGGTGCAAAATCTTAGCAAGACCGAAATCAGTAACATGAGGCTCCATTTCAGAATCTAAAAGTATATTGCATGTTTTGATGTCTCTATGAACTATGACAGGATCACAGTCAAAATGAAGATAAACCAAACTCTGAGCAATTCCAACAGCTATCTTATTCCTTACGTTCCAGTTTAAGGACTGCGGTGGATTATTCTCGTGCAAAGCCTCATAAAGACTTCCATTTGGCATGTATTTGTATGAGATTAGACCATAATTTTCTCTCAACCAAACATGTTCAAGTCTCACCAAATTTCTATGCCTAATCTTTGAAAGTGCTTCAACTTCTCTTGACATGCTTATGTGTTTTCGTTCATCCTCCCCGAAGACAAGCTTCTTCACTGCCAAAATTTTGTCTGGACTAATTACAGCTTTGTAAACAACTCCTGCAGCTCCTCTGCCTATAATATACTCGTCACTTAGATTCTGTGTAGCTTCCATCACTTTCTTGAGAAGGTTTGAAGAATCATTTTGCTCGGTGATGACGGCTTCCTGCTTAGACCTTCTGACTAGAAATATATAAGTTAGTCCTAACAAGAGCACGGCAAGTATCGAGGATCCAAGTGCTATCATCACAATTGCAATGTTACTCAGCTTTTTTGATTTTGTGTCATCGTGATTACATAGGCTTAAATTGCTGCTTCTTGCGAAATTCAAACCATTGGACAACGAAAGGCTAACACACAGGCCATGATTTCCCAAAAATGATTGAGAAGAATTCGTTAAGTTCATCAGTTGTTGTGATAGAGGACCTTCAAAAGAATTGTATGAAATGTTCAATTCGGTTAATGAACTGAGCTCGTCGAGAACTTGTATGCTTCCTGTCAAATTGTTCCAAGATAGATCCAGTTTTAGCAGACTATTCAGGTTTCCGATCTCCGGAGGAAGCTTGCCTACTAGTCCATTAGCACTTAGGTTCAAATCATACCGCAAATTCTGCATTTTTCCAATTGATATAGGAATATTTCCACCAAAATTATTTCCACCGAGTTTTAAATCGTTGAGATTTTCAAATTCTGACAAGAAAGCTGGAATTCCCCCACTAAAACGATTCTCTCTGAGAATTAAAGTGGCTAATGTTGTCCAGCTCTGGAAACTCGACGGAAACGAACCATTAAGGAAATTGAATCCCACATCGAAACTACTCATTTTGGTACACTTTGACAGTTGAGGTGGCAAAGGACCTTCTAAGCTATTGTAAGAAAGATGCAAACTCTGGAGATTCACAAGGTTTCCAAGCTCTAAAGGTACAGAACCCGTTAAGCTGTTCATGgacaaatttaaaagtgaaagaTTTGTGCAGTTACTCAAACTTGATGGAATTGTTCCATTGATATTGTTGTTGCTGATATCCATGTAACCGATACTTGAATTCGTTGCGAAATCAGGAAGAGGGCCCGTAAAATAATTATCTCCGAGTCTCAACCTTATGAGACTTGTACACCTTCCTACATCAGAAGGTATCCTTCCAATAAATCGATTGCCAGCCATATTAAGCCTTGCTAATTTCTTCCCAAAACAAAGATTTGGAGGAAGTGTACCATTGAACATGTTAAACACAACATCCAACAGCACCAAACTGCTATTAATTCCTAAAGTTTGAGGTATAACTCCAGAGAATCGGTTGTTAAACAATGAGACGTTCTTGAGATTTTTGAGCTCAGTCATCTCTAAAGGTAGTTCCCCGGAGAGACTATTATTATACAAAAGAACATGAACAAGGCTTTGAATCTTCCATATGCTAACTGGAATTTCCCCTACCAGACGGTTTTCATACAATCGAAGATCGCGTAACTTACTCAATTTTCCCAATTCACTAGGAATTTCTCCATCAAGTCTATTGGTATACAAATGTAACATTTCCAATGACTTGCAATTACCGATCTGTGGAGGTATATTCCCCGACAAAAGATTCGCTGGAATTATTAGCTTAGAAAGGTTATGAAGCAGACCGAAGCTTGATGGTATGTTACCATCTAACTGATTCATTGCAGCATAGAACTCTACCAGACCACTGCAATTCCCTAAACTTGATGGAATACCACCACTAAAATTATTGTATGAAAGACTCAAAATTTCTAACTTTTTGCAATTTCTCAACCCTAATTGAATGGTACCTTCAAGATTATTAAAATTGACGCTTAAATAAAAAAGTTCTTTTAGATTGTTTAGACTCTCAGGAATAACTCCCTCCAATTGATTCGAATCCAAAACTATGAAACTCAATTGACTACAATTTCCCATGGATTCCGGAATTTCCCCGGACAACTGATTACTCTCGAAATCGAACGAGTTAAGGTTATTAAGGTTTCCAATATTAGCAGGAATTGAACCTCTTAAACTGTTATTATTGAGATACAATTCTTGCAATTGAATAATACTAAACAAGGATTGAGGAATTTCACCACTGAAATTGTTTACAGAAATATCCATGTACTCAAGCATACTACAATTGCTCAACTCTGGTGGAATTTCTCCAGAGAGATCATTGATTGACAAATCTAGGGTTTCAAGATGAACTAAATTTCCAATTTCAGGCCCTAATTGACCAAAAAGTGAATAATCACTTAGGTTTAGAGATGTTACATTTAGGGCATGATTACATTGAACTCCATTCCATGAACATGGAGTGGAATGAGAGGAATTCCATGTGGAGTTTATGCTAGCAGGCACAACAGTAAAGTGGTTCAAGAGTGATAATAGAGATAAACCCTCAAAATTCAATGCAGAAGTAACATATAAGAATGTAGAAAAGCAAAGAAGCAACAACAAAAGACACTCCATTGAAAAAACAGCAAGGAACAAACACAAGCTACTACAAGACAGACAAGAAAAAAACTATGAATGCTAAGATGACAAAGTTGTAAGAGAAAAAAAAGCACTTATCTTAGAATCTGCTATGGAGAGTGTGAATGAAGTAAGAGAAAAATAGATAGAAGATTAAAATAATGAAACATTGCTGTTGGTGATTATATATAGTGGCATGCATGGTGTGGAACCATGCAGTTGTGAGCAATGACCAGATTGAAAAGTTGGTTGTTGAAATATGTTTGATGGTTTCAAAATTCAAAGTGAAGAATAGTTTAATGTGTAGTTGAGTGTCCACTTGGTATTAACCTCAATCTTATAAAAAAAGTTAACCTACTTTATGTAACTTGCCCCACCAATCTTAGCAAATAATGATTAAATAAGATTTAAGGCAGCCATCTTGTTTTCAAGTAGAATTTTAATATTGTGTTCAGggactatttttaaatttttttttttatatataagagAGATATTGAAAAGAGCATTAATATAAAAGAAAGGATGAGAAAATATATAAGGGAGCGTTAGCTCGAACCCTAcatgaagaataaaaaaaataggatTATCACTTTAATCCTCAAAGTGATATCTAAATTACTTCTACAACTAATTTCAAACTAATCCTACGATAAAGATATAACAAGAGATATTACATTATTAATGACCAAATGATTATATTTGAATAAATTTGCAAACTCTAAGCCACCGCGAACCACAATAATCTCTGGTATCTCTTCTTGACCCCACCTAGAATAAGAGAGTTAAAGAAACCAAAACTATCAACATTTGAAGCAAACAGAGGCCAGCCGTTGAAGCCCAATCAATTAAACACAACGATCCAGATTTGAGACGAGACTCTACACAGAGTAAAAAGTTGAGCAactgattcttcttcttcaaaacaaAGAGGGCACACTATAGTATAAAGGCCATTAAGTACACCTTTTTTACATAATTCGATTCTAGTTAGAAGATGATCAAAGAGCAGCCTCTAAGCAAAGAAACGAATGTTAGAGAGAACTGCAGACTTCCAAATCTTCGAAAAAACGTCAGGAGGAATAGAGTGTTGATCGGACCTGTAGAAAATATAGAAATGAGCCTAAAGTAAGCTGCCTTGACCGAGAAACCATCAGGATTTTGCCACCATGTAAAGTTGTCCAGGGCCCCATGAGCAGGCTGCAAATCAGCTAAGATAATGAGCAAAGCATAGTGCTTAGAAGCAGCTTCTACTAACAACAACTCAGAACTAATATTCAAATTCCAACACCAAATGCCATCAATACAACAACCCAATGATGCAATTCTGGAAGTTCTATTGATAACAGACTCGAATAACACAATAAACGTGAGTTGCAATGATTGTGAACCGATCCAATTATATGACCAAAAGTTAATTAGCAGTCCATCACCTAACTTACACGAGATACTGTTGCGGAACCAGTTATAGTCATCCTGCTATTGTCTTGTTGGGACAAAAGGATTTTCAAAAAAGATgagggaagaagaagagagaaaatagagaaaactgtatttgaatttttttactgTTAAGTGTGTAGTTGTATAACTATTACAATAGCatgcctatttataggcaatcAAGGCTCAGACCCAAACTTACAGCCCAAGACTAATTACTACCCAAACCCAAAACATACAAGTCATATTTTGGCTTTATCATAACATCTAAATATTGTACTCGACTCTGTCGAATACAACTAACTCATACTACTTCGATTAGCTACTTCGACACAGTCGAATGCTAGTTTTGTTTATAAAACATCAAATTACAACTtctaacacaccacctaattcatgttTTTGAGAATTCTCATCCCAATGTTTTTCTTTAACTCGTCGAACTTGACTTTCTTTAGGGGTTTGGTGAGTATATCAGCTAGCTACAACTCTGACTTGTAATGCTCAAGTTCAAGCATTCCTTTATTCACTTGATCCCTAAACAAATGATACATCATCTCTATTTGTTTACTTCGACCATGACACATAGGATGATTGACTAGGTCGATAGCTCACTAGTTATCTACAAATAGCTTCATTTTCTTAGGTTCCAAGGTTTTGAGCTCTTTGAGCAACATCTCTATCCATGATGCTTGACATGCTGCATACGATGCATCCACGTACTCGGCTTCACATGACGATAAAGGCACAATTCTTTACTTCCTTGAGCTACAAGAGATTCGAGCGCCTTTGATCATGAATATGTAGCCTGTAGTACTCTTTTTCTCATCGTGATCTCCACTGAAATCTGAATCAGTGTAACCATATACTTATGCCTTTGTGCTTATCTTCTTTTGTCTTTACATCATCACACCATGATCAATCGTGCCTTTTACATATCTGAGTACCCTCTTCACTCCAATGAGATGATGCTCTTGGGGTTTCTTCATGAATTTGCTCAACAGTCCAACACTTTGACGTATATCTGGTATGGTATTGCAAAGATACCTCAAGGATCCAGTGATTCGATTGTTTTGAGTTATTTTTTCATGGTTTCACACCAATTCAAATCATTTGTGGCTTGATCCAAATTAATTGGTTCTGCTCCAACCATCATCATCACTTCTTCTATTATTTCACCATCTGCATCGACTGCTTGATTTGAAACCTCTCGTATCCAAGTAACCTTATTGACTCAGTTCCCGTTCTAATCGATCTCCTGACATTATGCTCAGGTGGTTCTTTATTTCGATTGGTTGTGACTTCAGTTTGTtggtcttcttcttcaaatacagTTGTGACTGTATCTGACTCCTGTTGAACTGACTCATGACTCCAACCCCACCCTTTGCTTTCGTCAACTAGAACATCTCTACGGATCACTAATTTATCATCATTTGATGAATACAACCCATATGCACTAGTAGAATGATAACCTATTAGCACCATGGTCTGACTTCGATATAGCACAAGAAATATAAAGGGAATG encodes:
- the LOC131643842 gene encoding receptor-like protein kinase; its protein translation is MECLLLLLLCFSTFLYVTSALNFEGLSLLSLLNHFTVVPASINSTWNSSHSTPCSWNGVQCNHALNVTSLNLSDYSLFGQLGPEIGNLVHLETLDLSINDLSGEIPPELSNCSMLEYMDISVNNFSGEIPQSLFSIIQLQELYLNNNSLRGSIPANIGNLNNLNSFDFESNQLSGEIPESMGNCSQLSFIVLDSNQLEGVIPESLNNLKELFYLSVNFNNLEGTIQLGLRNCKKLEILSLSYNNFSGGIPSSLGNCSGLVEFYAAMNQLDGNIPSSFGLLHNLSKLIIPANLLSGNIPPQIGNCKSLEMLHLYTNRLDGEIPSELGKLSKLRDLRLYENRLVGEIPVSIWKIQSLVHVLLYNNSLSGELPLEMTELKNLKNVSLFNNRFSGVIPQTLGINSSLVLLDVVFNMFNGTLPPNLCFGKKLARLNMAGNRFIGRIPSDVGRCTSLIRLRLGDNYFTGPLPDFATNSSIGYMDISNNNINGTIPSSLSNCTNLSLLNLSMNSLTGSVPLELGNLVNLQSLHLSYNSLEGPLPPQLSKCTKMSSFDVGFNFLNGSFPSSFQSWTTLATLILRENRFSGGIPAFLSEFENLNDLKLGGNNFGGNIPISIGKMQNLRYDLNLSANGLVGKLPPEIGNLNSLLKLDLSWNNLTGSIQVLDELSSLTELNISYNSFEGPLSQQLMNLTNSSQSFLGNHGLCVSLSLSNGLNFARSSNLSLCNHDDTKSKKLSNIAIVMIALGSSILAVLLLGLTYIFLVRRSKQEAVITEQNDSSNLLKKVMEATQNLSDEYIIGRGAAGVVYKAVISPDKILAVKKLVFGEDERKHISMSREVEALSKIRHRNLVRLEHVWLRENYGLISYKYMPNGSLYEALHENNPPQSLNWNVRNKIAVGIAQSLVYLHFDCDPVIVHRDIKTCNILLDSEMEPHVTDFGLAKILHRSSSSTSAQSINVSGTLGYIAPENAYTRAKGKESDVYSYGVVLLELISRKKAIDPSFMEGMDIVTWVRSLWEEAGVVDEIVDLELANEISNSNKVMKEVTKVLMVALRCTESDPRKRPTMRDVIKNL